Part of the Zingiber officinale cultivar Zhangliang chromosome 8A, Zo_v1.1, whole genome shotgun sequence genome, GTGTTGTACCGTTTGACGTTTGTTAGGGCATCCACAACGCCGCATTAAAGCGGCGTTATAACGCCACTGTTGCTTTAACGCGGCGTTGTGGAACGCCGCGTTCGTTCAAACCGCTTGAACGCGTTCAGTATTCTGAACGCATTCAAGCAGCATTGGGGTGGGCCAGGGCTGGCCCACCCCAtgctatattttattttttatttttaataaaaatataaactctaaaattaaaaaaaaaaaaacagaagacaACGGCTCatttaaaaaacaaaagcaacggctaatttaaaaaaaaaacggctatttaatttaaaacttttaataAAATGATTACTTTTTAACGGCTAGTTAACGGCTAGTTTGAAATTTTGACTATAAATATCCATCCATATGTGCACATATTTTCATTCCCACTCACTACTCTTTCAATTTCACTCTCTAAATTCTCTCCCCGTCTATTTTTTCAAGTTCCTACCATCTTATTTTCTATCCgaaatggatgaaaataataGGGCATTTTTTTCCAATTTCTTGAATTCTACAAACAACTCGCAAGAATATTCATCTTCCCAGAATCCACAAATTCCACTAAATTATCAATACCCATATCCATTTCCCAGTATGCCGTTTCCtccacaaaatcttcaaaatGTCCAAGGGTTTGGAAATTATGCCCCTCGAGGTCCATATCAACCGCTTCCAGCCGAATATTGGCAAAACATGAGTCATCCATATTTCACGCCGTTGGTTGTTCATGGATATGATACCCCGCACACAACTGGTATGTCTTTCACTCCTTCAATGTCGAATGAACCTGCAACTCCGACTTTTGTCCCGGAAACTCAACTTTCCGACCGTGAATCCCCAATTGAGGTGGTCAATTTAGAAAAGACGTTTTCAAATGCTGAGGGTACAAGAAAGCGTTCAAGTTGGACAAAGGCTGAAGACGAGGTCTTAGCGAGAAGTTTTGTCACTATCAGTGATGATCCAATAATCGGCAATGATCAAAAGGCGGATGCTTTTTGGGGACGGGTTGCAAGCTACTACAATGAGAATCTTCCCCAAGGTTCAAACACCATAAGTGCAAATGTTATACGGTCACATTGGcacaatacaatccaaaagaagGTATATCGATTCAACGCAAATTACAATAGTATTTATAGTTCATATCGAAGTGGTCACAGTGATGAAGATATATTGAGGTTTGCGTATGAAAAATATCTATCTGAAAACAATGGTGTTGCATTCAATCTCGAACATGTGTGGAGAATTGTCAAAGACCGTCCAATGTTTACTCCACAGTCCGCTGATCACTTTGTGGCGACAAAGAAGACGAGGACCTCAGAGTCTGGAGCAAGCAACACCTCCTCCAACCAAGATGTGAGTATAGACCTGGATTATGAAGATACTCGTCCAATGGGGCAAAAGGCAGCAAAAAGAAAGGGGAAAGACAAAGTAAAATCGACCATGGAGGATCTGACAGTAAACTACAACAATATTATCACAAAGTTCACTGAGTACACAAGCGTGAAGAAGTCCGAAGTCGATTTGAAACAAAAACAACTTGAAGTAGAGGAGATTAATGCAAAAGCTGCATTGTCCAAATCTGAAGCTAAGAATCGTCGCTTGAAGTTGAAGGAGTACGAAATATTGAACAAAGACACCTCGCAGATGACAAAGGAGCagcttatcatacatgaatgCCTATGCAAGGATATTAGGTCGAGATGGAATATCTAAATTGTTTACTTAACGttcattttctagtattattatattttcgaatgattgtaatttttaattattgtatttctcatttcgattaatgtgatttttaattattatatttttgtaaaATAGTCGTTATAAACACGTCGTTGGAAATTAGCTGTTACAACTAGCCGTTGGAAACTAGCTATTACAACTAGCCGTTGGAAACTAGTTGTTACAACTAGCCGTTGGAAACTAGCCGTTACAAACTAGGCGTTACAAACTTACCGTTACAAATTAGCCGTTGCAACGCGACGTTGCATACTCATCATTGCAAACTAGCCGTTGCATgagaaaaacaatatatatagacCATCATCCCATTTCTCAAACACATATACTAAAACGTGTTTCCTCCAAAAATGTCTCATTCTACAAGCAGCTCTAGCTCAAGTTCCAGCTCGACAAGCGAAGACGAAGTCCATGTTGAAATCGATGAGCAAGCTTATGATCCGGGTGAAGAACTTATGTTATTGGTTCTTCAACAACACCAACAACTTATGGAAGCATATCAGAGGAGGGACATGCGCAGAAGAAGGTTCGTCCAAAGAAATCGTGAAGCCGGGCATGAGAGACTTGTCAATGATTATTTCTCTATAACCCCGGTATATCACGATGAAATATTTCGAAGACGATTTCGAATGCGAAGAGAGTTATTCCTCCGCATAGTGAATGCATTAGAGAATCATTCAGCATTTTTTCAACAAAGGGACGATGTTGTACGAAGAAAAGGGTTGTCACCCCTACAAAAATGCACCGCTGCGATTCGTCAACTGGCTTACGGAGTCCCCGCCGATCATCTTGACGAGTACCTACGTATGGGTGAATCAACTGCCATCAGGTGCCTTTTCAAGTTCTGCAAATACGTTGTTGAAATATTTGGTGATAGGTACTTGAGAAGGCCAAATGTTGATGATGTTCAACGTcttcttcaaatgcatgatgAGAGACATGACTTTCCTGACATGTTAGGTAGCCTTGATTGTATGCACTGGAAATGGAAAAATTGTCCAGTTGCTTGGAAAGGTCAATTTACAAGGGGACATGGGTCACCAATAATCGTACTTGAAGCGGTCGCGTCTCATGACTTGTGGATATGACATGCATTTTTTGGGGTCATCGGTTCACGTAACGATATTAACGTGTTATATGGATCTTCCATATTCAACAACGTTTTACAAGGAAATGTGCCGAAGATTAATTTCACAGTGAACGACACTGCATATACGAAGGGCTATCATCTAACAGATGGAATATATCCCGAATGGACTACTTTTGTTAAGGCTTTTTCTTGCCCGGAGGATCCCAAGAGGAAGTTGTTTAAGGAAAGATAGGAGTCTGCAAGAAAAGATGTTGAACGGGCATTTGGGGTGCTCCAATCTCGATGGATAATTGTCAGAGGTCCAGCTCGTTATTGGTATAGGAAAAAGTTAAAACAAATTATGTTAGCATGCATTATTTTGCATAATATGATTGTTGAGGATAAGGGAGGTCACGTGACAAATTGGTACAACGATGAAGGTGACGAACCCGCACAAACTATCCATGGCTCAAACCGAGGATTTCAGGATTATTTTCGAACAAATTCCGAGCTACGTGACACTCAAGTTCATCACCAACTTCGCGCTGACTTAGTTGAGCATATCTGGGGGCAATACAACAACAATCAgtgaattaatatttaaaataaattttattttcccaACTTTGTAATTTTAGCCGCTCAATTGTAATTTCGTTTTcccaattttataatttttggtgTTCAGTTGTAATTTCATTTTCCCAACTTTATAATTTTAGGTGTTCAGTTGTAATTTCGTTTTCCTAACTTTACAATTTCGTTTTCCTAACATTCTAATTTCGTTTTCTCacaaacatttattttatttaataaatatatttagaaaattaatattatttttgaaaaataataaaattttatttttaaacgtaaaattattattaaaaataataataatttaaatattttaaaacatatttaatacatatttatttaatatgatataatgttAAAATGAGTGAGTGGACGGTGGGACCCATGAATAATGGGTATTAACGTTAAAAGGGATGTGGGTGAAAGAAGAATGTTGTTATAATGAATATGTGGTAGTGGGCCCCATACTTTTTGATGATGTGGTGGGTGTTATAATGCTGGAGCATTGTGGATGCTCTTATGGTGGGAAGATTATTTTTCGCAATTTTTTTGAGATTAATCAGTAATTAATCCGTTGTAGACTGATTAATTACTTCCTGATAATGATTGTGTTGGGATAAGAATTCGAATTATAATAAAGTCgagaaaaaaaattctctccatacggattaattataattttttgatttattttctgcTAGATAATTGCACAATCGTAGTGAATTGTGGGAGGGACTGATTTCACTTTTTCCTTTCATTGTATGCCGAATAATTTGCTTTTTCATTTATCGGTATAAACGGGATAaagtgtaaaattttaaaaacgcAATCACAGCAGTCGGTGGGACTGGATAACCTATTTTTGACGTACAGAATGACGCAAGGTGCCAATGACCTGACGGGAAAACGTCCAAAAAGAAAATCTCTATTAATAAAAGCTGTTGAAGATATtctatttgtttaattaaatctGATTATTATCGTTTGGATTTCTTGATCCTCTGTAATTAAGTTGGCTAATGGACACGAAACTAATAaattttttatgtaattttaagcTTAAATGAAACTTCTTCGAAATTTCGGAGGCTTGAATTGGCTGTCTTTTGATTTGTACAACTATTTGACATTGCTCAAGACATATGCAATTAAGTGTTTATACACAGGGACGGAACTATAGGGGGCAATAGCGACAGCCGCTTTCTTTCCTTTCCATTTTTAAgtataagaatatatatataagatataAAAATAAGTGTAAAAGAGAATTGAATGAGCAACGACATGATCACCTCCTTTTagtataaatatatatttcattCTCTCTCGATATGAAATTTTTAACTCTATCCTTACTTATAAATAATGCGGTAGAAAGAAGGAGCCCATTTGACACAGGGCAATAGTCATGATgtaaggtcaaagtcaagataatCAATGTGTCTCAACCTCGTCACCCGAACGAGAGGGGGATACATAGGCCGATCGGAAGAATCGCTGTCTGATCGGAAGAATCGTTGTCTGATCGGCCGTTTGGAGGAAACAACGTCTGGTCAACACGATCGACAATAGAGTGGGCCGAGTGGACCATCCGTTCGGCTCGGGGTACGCCATTAATAGTGAATAATGAACCgatataataaaagaggaaaaaaatacttaataagaggaagaaaaaataaaagagaatacTTCATTTATTGAATACGGATAAATCAAGACAAAGATGTATACTATTTGcaattaatattattaaacaGGAGAATATGAAGGATCACTAAGATATATATAAAAGAGTATGATAGATATGAAGAAAGGCAGGATTAATCTGTCCCTAATactacttttgttttttttttcttctgtttcTAACTTGAACGTTGGAGGATCAACAATAATCCCtttcttgatttgattttattttgtagAGAAGAGTCAGGTTTAATATAATCACCACATACTCAGTTTTCCAACCTCACATTTTCGTACAGATACAAtacatattaataataataattatttttttaatttcggCTTGAGTTTTGAATCCTTGGTGCAGCATAAATGTAGTTTCTTCCAAATTTCGGAGGCTtggatataaatataaatataaatttcacCTAATCTTAGGAATGATATACTGCACACATGATCAGTATGGGACGCATAAGGTGagtaatatatcaaaaatctcttactaaaataagttttttaatagaTACTtgagttaatttttttattatccgGATATCTCAGCTTTGACACAACTAATCTTGAAGGCGGACAATTTTTCTCTTAGTTCATCAATAGGATAAATCCAAAAATACAAACAACTTCTTATCTCGCAATCAatgttttggatttttcattccactaaaataaaatactctaTAATATATCATAACTGAGATTTAAATCATAAATACTGAAGTAGTAGGTTGAACGCTTTGCTGCTATACCAAACCAGGGGCGTAGATCCTTCATTCAAGAACACCCCTTAAAACTTTCATCACCTTCTCACGATTTTTTTTAAATGCCAAAATGAACaagaacatttaaaaaaaaaaaatccaatgtcAAACAAAGTAGCGAGCTCATTATTAATTTTGTAGCCGCATCTCGTTGCTAAGTATTAAGTAGTGTTCCAAAGATGGCCCTGGGACATGGTGAGATGTTCATGGTAAGGCAGGATAAATTCAACACTAAGAGTTCGATTCTAACGTAACGTATTTTGGATGTCTGGTGCTTATGTTGGGTTGTTGGACCATTAtattttctggatttatttgatagGTAAAATATAAGACCGAAAATTGTAAAATATGGATACAtggtatataaaaaaaatgtccCAAAGATTTGTACATGGTTTCAATAGCAGTATACAAATCTCGACTCAATACGAGGCCTAGCCTTAAAACCATAGTTTAATAGGACCCTTCATAGCATCAGCATCCTCTCAAGTTCAATTACCTGTAAGATAACAAATTCAAAGCACATAAAAGATCATTGAAATCACACAAAATGTAGTACATCACGATGATATCATACAAACACTCTTAAAATCCTATTGGGATtgatctataatttttttttaatgactaTAAGTATATGATATGGATAGATCTGGACTTACTTAAGACTCTAGCATCAATTGTCTTTATTATAACTAATAGCTCTATTTGGTGCGCACATCATATTATCTCCTCATGTGTCAATCATTATTTCAAAGATTACTAATCATTCGTGATTTATTTCCTCCGTATTGATCCTAGAACGGATTGACGGGAGTACTGGGGCGCGAGCGTAGTCGCCTTTGtcatataataatattaaattaaagacattttcaaaataaaaaaatatattgaaggctaatttattaatattttaaaaaaaatgtgctttcaataaaaagtaataaGAGGCGGCTTCCAATTTTAAATAGAAATAATTATATTAAGTGTGATTTAACTAATACAACAGCTGCCATCAACGATTCCCTTTGATGTATGTGTAATAGCTTCCAAACAATAACTGATGCGTTGGATAGTcttaatcaaccaagttaagcaATTATTAATCTTCTATTGTTGAACCTAATCTGACATGACTAAGCAACTAATTACAGTGACACCAAAtggtttattaatttatttttttatatataaaaaattggatTTCTGTTGGAATATTTAAATTTCGTTAACCATTTGAGGTCTCTAATTTGGAATATAATTTTATCATCGTTATTTTGTCTTCCACGATAAGACATCAGCTGAAATTGACATTTTATATGGAAATGAAATGTTCGTCGTATGGTGGCGAATAAGAAATATATAGCAATCACGTGGGGTTACGAGTATATTTATTATTTACTAACGACTAGCAATAGAGTCACTCACATAAGGTGATCAGTGTTATTAGACGGTCTACTGGTTAATTTATAccgtgttatatatatatatccttccTAACTACATCTAAACAaatttttgattttaaattttttttattcttaatattataacttaacttttaaatattaaaaagtaAAATCTCATTGACATAAACGATtgtttaaaaataaagaaaaaaaaaaaagaaaataaatgctAGCGTACCGACGAGTCCGTAATCCTCAACTAAcgtttatgtatatatataatatatatttaaggaTTCGATTAAGTTTTACCACTTTACAGCTTATAATTTCTCCATCAAATTTTCATCTACGGGCTGCCGTTCCTCTGTTGATTTTCACCCTCGTCTCCTTCATTCTCTTCTCTGATTCTATCATGACTTCTCTTCTTTCTTATGAGTCTTCTCTGTCCCAAGAATCccaacaaatttaattaattattttttcaattgTTTGCTCTGTCGGTGACTCCGTGTCTCCGTCGCTCCGCGAGGTTGCGGCGTTGCACCGCGGCTATGCCAGTGCTCCTTCAGTCCTTTGCCTCTGCTCTACACGGCTGCTCCTCTTGCACGTTGCATCTGAAGGTTTTGAATCTTTGCGGCTTGCGTTGTGACTTGTGAGTAGCAACGAGTCAATGACTCTGCACAGTCTGCACCTTCATTCTCTATCATTAGTGGCTGAGGCTTTAGCTGGCTTTGTTCATCTCTTAATCAATTCAAGGGTAACTGGACAAGGTTATTAACTTGATTGTTCATCTATTCACATCTGTTCATAgaatagaattttttttgttaattagttaactgtaaatttgaaatttaatattgatttaattgttaaattaaCAAGCAAGTGCTAAGCAGGCCCGACCCAGAGGCCAGGCGATCCAGGGTGACTGCCCAGAGCCCAAAGTTTTAGGGGCCCAAATTTTTTATATAAGTAAAtgtattcatttttttattttttttatttatcataaggatcttattgttggtgcggttagtactaacggtctaacccaggttttgatgaatgacaaaataggttaagttagttttgttgttgatctaacactctgaccgagtgtgcaggagaagtccagacaggtcgacaggctgaccggatgtctggcacgaagcccagctaggtcaatgggccgaccggatagctggcacaaagtccaaacgggtcgacgggctgaccggacatttgacaagaagtccagctaggtcgacgggctgactggatagctggcgcgaagtccagataggtcaaagggctgaccggacgtctggcaggtaagtaaaggtaagtcactggaggggagtgattgtgaggacgcgttcctgggaaggaaacttaggcgtcgatccaacttagatccatttcggaaatctaagttgagattgtgactagattccggtctcggaaagacggaatttaAGTCATATTCATTTCTGTTAAACAatgaattgtgctaacaatctgttttgcagggtataattgtctcggactaacgtgtttcttgcaggaaggagtttGCTTGAAAACTTGGGTCTGGGAGCCCGGGAGGTATGGGCTCCCGGGAGGTACCCGAGCACCCGGAggcaaaattttatccccttcgcgtcaacgccacatggaggcTCCTGTTTGGGTCAGCTATGTCACATCGGGGCatcctgaaggttccaggcgcccccgaacctcctatataaggagggtcaaggctgaagctccaacacaACTAAGAattcgctctcctgtgctcctgcgacgctacgaagCTCTCCGACGACGCGCCTCTCTTTTTTAGTCTCttactttgtcggtattgctttaatttTTTCATTGGCATttctctgtacttagtttgtaataaactTTTGAAtttctagtgaattgcccatcgaaagcactcttgtgtgcgggccttggagtaggagttgacacaggctccgaaccaagtaaatcgacctatgttagcattgtttttactTTCCGATGCGTACTTTACTCAACATTTtttttgttatcgatattcaccccccctctatcgattcatcacgatccaacaagtggtatcagagcaggtaccgctctgatttggtgcaaccaccaatcaaacaagGGGGTGatctgttttaaaattttttttcttctttcgacTTTCAGTTTTTtgtataattccaaactggtattattacctttttgaaaatttctttccgttgtaattaaatttaaattggtgcaacaccaatttagttttttttattttttcccgcactactattTTAAGACCAAATCTTGGAACCTCTCTTATTTATTTTCCTGTGTGCAGATTAAAATGTTGCAACTTGAGGGCTTCAGTACAGTGCGATCTCCcctgttcaacggggatgatttctcgtactggaagaagcggatggaggtgtatctcaagacgaatttcgaccagtggctcagcgtcacaaaagcctacaaaacacccgttgacaactccggaattccactagacccggaacagtggacttcaGACTTGAAGAAGAAAGCGTCGATGGAAAACAAGGTGATCAACACGTTACAATGCGGattgacaagggaagagctgaactaggtcggaccgcatcagaacgcgaaagagctatgggataaattgatcgagctgcacgaaggaactagcgacgctaaggtaacaaaaagggatttgttgttaaataaaatatttaatataaaaatacaggaaggagaaatggCGAGTCAgttgcacgcgaggatcaaggatatcctcaacaggctccacgcgataggccacgaAATGGAAAACAGAGATCTAATCAAGTATGCATTAAACGTGTTTGGATGCAACAATTTATgagcatctatcgtggatgcttacaaaatttctaagaatttatctaaacttaaattagatgaattattttgtgaattagagttacacgaacaaactaatgctagatctgagaaaggtataactttgtttgcaggttcctccaaggaaaagaagaacaagcttgaacctgaagaagattctgaccagaactccgaagatgaagagcacctggtgaacctggtaaggaagatgttcaccaggaagaaaaggagcttcagcaagaaggatcttcagaagatcaacaCTCCAACCAAATCGAGGaatgtgacgtgcttcggatgcaacaaaaaggggcactacaagaatgagtgtccgAGATCGAAGAACGACAAAACGAAGCCGactaaaaagaaggccctcaaagcaacgtgggatgactcgtCTTCAAAAGAATCGGAGGACGAAGATCAGAAGAACCAaagttacctcgcgctgatgacccgcgaagcagagtcggaggacgaatcagaagacgggtctgaacccgaatcgagccacgagtccgtactcgtttccgaatgtTCTgaagaggtatactttaatttgaacaaaaagttttttaaaattatttcgtgtttaaataataaattaatgaaaattgaaaaagaaaataaattgctccttgaggaaaatcaaaacctcaaggaacaaatcacaaataacaaactaactcaagatctaacacttgaggaggagaatttatcattaaaattagaaattaacaacttaaaaagtatgttagaaaaatttacgacaagatcaaaaaatttagacttaatctcaaataatcaaaaagcaactTACAACAAAAcaggacttggctataagtcaagttcaaataaaacatttaattcattaataacccaacacaaaccaacaagaaaagcttgggttccgaaagcgtgcttaaccacgcaagtaggacttaaccaatattacatacctaaagataaaatatattacgtacgtaaagtcaaataaaccaaatcaaaaaccagaatacaaacctagaccaataaactcaaaatctaaatattttaaaactcaccaaaactcgACCAATCAttaagtaaattataactataaaagaaatagacataaacccaaaacaaaaaattaaattaaaggtcaataattcagggggagacaccagaatagttggcacctccaaaactaacatacccgaaaGGGTAACTCAAAATAATCTACCCGACTTAGGATTAATTAGAGAAGGAGACTCAAGTTTAACTTGCAAAATGGTACTTgtgaagttttggataatagtacgttagggaaacttagtctatacatgtttaggaagatatgacttcgacctggtgtatttggctaagtggaatggACCAAATCTACcgtttatggatcctaaccagttagaccaaggttttgtactaagtccagtggatatgactatttaaaaaacctcgaaggcatgattactctaatgatgtccaagtgactcaccatagcctagaagtttatccagagaatgtctatctgttgaacccaaagctaaacttgaatctaacacaagttaaaaccaaatcctaaaattgaacctaactcatctcacaaaattataggattccctgattgaaaacatagatcgggcgagatgactaaggaattaaattaaaataaattaaaattaaattaaaactaatttaaattaaaattaaatcatattaaaattaaattaaaattaatttaaattaaactaatattaaattaaattaaattaagttaaaattaaatttaaattaaatgaaaattaaattaaattaaatttaaagtaaattaaaattaaattaaatttaaagtaaattaaaattaaattaaattaaattaaattgaaattaaattaaattaaattaaaattaaattaaattaaattaaattaaattaaaaataaaataaaataaaataatttaaattaaaagtaaaattaaaattaaaattaaaattaaattaaaaatatattttgaaaattaaacttaaaaaatatattttaaaaattaaacttaaaaattatattttaaaaattaaactttaaaatatattttaaaaattaaacttaaaaatgtattttaaacttaaaaaaatatattttaaaaattaaactttagaatatattttaaaaaattaaactttaaaaaaaatatattttaaaaattaaacttaaaaaaaatatattttaaaaaattaaacttaaaattttcaacttaaacttattttcaaacttaaattcattttacttaaaaattttcaaaactaaaccaAAAAAGAAAAAGTCAAAATTCAGGGGCGCCCGTTAGGGACTCCGGACGCCCCGCCCCAGCCAACCCTGAGCGCCCGAGAacgatccgggcgcccgaagcccCCTATAAATAGGGGGCTAGGGGCGCCCTCAGCCTTTGCACCACTTTTCTTCACTGTTGTTACGACTCGTTTTGAGCTTTACCTCGAGagtgatcaaatttaaaattttattccaCGGTTACTTCGTTGCTGC contains:
- the LOC122010626 gene encoding glutathione S-transferase T3-like — translated: MPFPPQNLQNVQGFGNYAPRGPYQPLPAEYWQNMSHPYFTPLVVHGYDTPHTTGMSFTPSMSNEPATPTFVPETQLSDRESPIEVVNLEKTFSNAEGTRKRSSWTKAEDEVLARSFVTISDDPIIGNDQKADAFWGRVASYYNENLPQGSNTISANVIRSHWHNTIQKKVYRFNANYNSIYSSYRSGHSDEDILRFAYEKYLSENNGVAFNLEHVWRIVKDRPMFTPQSADHFVATKKTRTSESGASNTSSNQDVSIDLDYEDTRPMGQKAAKRKGKDKVKSTMEDLTVNYNNIITKFTEYTSVKKSEVDLKQKQLEVEEINAKAALSKSEAKNRRLKLKEYEILNKDTSQMTKEQLIIHECLCKDIRSRWNI